The segment AAAGGGTTTCCAGTTGCGTGAAAATAGACTTGCCGTGTTGCACACCAGCCAATAACTCATGGATCAGGCGGGTATCGGCGCCGCACTCTTCCATGGCCCGTACATACAGCTCAAAGTGGCTGATGGGATTTCCCTCCGGATCTACGTCCGTCTCCTCTTCCAACACAATCTCATTGATAAGCCTACGATTGGCTGGGCTGCCGTGGGGCGTCCAGGGAACATCAACGCAGGTAAGATGGCGCTGCAGGCTTTTGAGAAGGCTCATGAAGTCCCAAACCGCAAAGATGTGGTGCTCCATAAACACCCGAAGATCTGCTAAATCATAGATTGACTCATAAAGCGGGTGCTGCATGAGGGCTTCGCGATGGGGGCGTAACTCTTGCTGGAGCCATTTTATTTTTTCCTGGTAAAAAGGCAGAAGCGTGGGTGAGTATCCGGTTTTCTCCAAGATGACGGGCATAGTAGGGTATAGTTTTAGGTATAGACAGACCGCGGATTTTCCTGCACTGGCCTCCAAAATTTACCTCACCCGCAGATTTGTTTCTTTAAAGTAAAGGTACGCTTGGAACGGGTGATTACGCAAAAAACAGACGTTCGTTTAAATATTATTTTATCTAATATAATACAAAAACGACTCTTTAACAAGCTACTATTCACCTTGTTTCATAAGAAGAAATCATCTTAAACTCAGCAGGAAGAATATCTTTCTTTTCCTATTTCTGCTTACTTAAAAAGAATCTCTTTTTGCC is part of the Rufibacter tibetensis genome and harbors:
- a CDS encoding DUF3050 domain-containing protein, with translation MPVILEKTGYSPTLLPFYQEKIKWLQQELRPHREALMQHPLYESIYDLADLRVFMEHHIFAVWDFMSLLKSLQRHLTCVDVPWTPHGSPANRRLINEIVLEEETDVDPEGNPISHFELYVRAMEECGADTRLIHELLAGVQHGKSIFTQLETLSLPGHTKEFVTHTFKTIQASQPHRIAASFTFGREDVIPDMFRCLIGDLNRRYPGTLDTFQYYMDRHIQLDDEVHSPLAMKMVAELCGEDKHKWEECRQEAVACQKMRLHLWDGILASIRRH